A single Mus caroli chromosome 15, CAROLI_EIJ_v1.1, whole genome shotgun sequence DNA region contains:
- the LOC110310457 gene encoding methyltransferase-like protein 7A, translating into MHQVTDGSVDVVVCTLVLCSVNNQEKILREVCRVLKPGGAFYFMEHVADERSTWNYFWQQVLDPVWFLVFDGCNLTRESWKTLEQASFSKLKLQHIQAPLSWTLVRPHIYGYAVK; encoded by the exons ATGCACCAGGTGACCGATGGCTCTGTGGACGTGGTGGTCTGCACCCTGGTGCTGTGCTCGGTGAACAACCAGGAGAAGATTCTGCGCGAGGTGTGCCGAGTGCTGAAGCCG GGAGGGGCTTTTTACTTCATGGAACATGTGGCAGATGAACGGTCCACCTGGAATTATTTCTGGCAGCAGGTCCTGGATCCTGTCTGGTTCCTTGTTTTTGATGGATGCAATCTGACGAGAGAGAGCTGGAAGACCCTAGAGCAGGCCAGCTTCTCGAAGCTGAAGCTACAGCACATCCAGGCCCCGCTCTCCTGGACATTGGTGAGGCCCCACATCTATGGATATGCTGTGAAATAG